The Sediminispirochaeta smaragdinae DSM 11293 genome has a segment encoding these proteins:
- a CDS encoding bifunctional anthranilate synthase component II/anthranilate phosphoribosyltransferase has product MIVLIDNYDSFTYNLFQMISELSSEEVTVLRNDETNIKSIEALAPSKIVISPGPGRPEEAGITLEVIRHFVGRLPILGICLGHQAIAAAFGAKIVGAKHICHGKAEYMDLDGRGLFRSVPSPSTFTRYHSLAVDEATLPDCFEVSARSSDGEIMGIRHKEHVIEGVQFHPESVGSAEGRRILGNFLHYHRESFSPKAYISRMLIGEHLSRSEAENIMEDLTDGNLTPSQIAGFLVAMNAKGITPEEIAGCAAVLQRKRTPLVAEGNLLDTCGTGGDEIGTFNISSFAALAAAACGAKVAKHGNRAVSSRSGSADFYQALGIRTGLKPAGAAKVLEETGFSFLFAPTYHSAMRFAATPRRELGIKTIMNLLGPLVNPAAAQYQIIGVFDEAYCEPMAQAAHMLGIKRVMVVYGTDGQDEISVCAPSRIVMMEEDGTMTTSTFDPKELGIASHPLEELIGGDGQENGKLAKEILEGKGRTAIRDAVAVNGGAALTVYGISESIREGTEMVMKALSDGSVKRQLEAVVASSARIAMEEERGDVA; this is encoded by the coding sequence ATGATTGTATTGATCGATAACTACGATTCCTTTACCTACAACCTTTTCCAGATGATCAGCGAATTGAGCAGCGAAGAGGTAACGGTGCTGCGTAACGACGAAACGAACATCAAAAGCATCGAAGCATTGGCCCCTTCAAAAATCGTCATCAGCCCCGGGCCGGGCCGTCCGGAAGAGGCGGGAATTACCTTGGAAGTAATCCGTCATTTTGTGGGAAGACTTCCCATTCTCGGAATCTGTCTCGGTCACCAAGCCATTGCGGCCGCCTTTGGTGCCAAGATCGTCGGAGCAAAGCATATCTGCCACGGTAAGGCCGAATACATGGATCTCGACGGCCGGGGGCTCTTTCGCTCCGTCCCGTCTCCATCGACCTTTACCAGATACCACTCCCTTGCTGTAGATGAGGCAACGCTTCCCGACTGTTTCGAGGTCTCGGCACGTAGCAGCGACGGAGAGATCATGGGAATACGCCACAAGGAACATGTGATCGAAGGGGTACAATTTCATCCCGAATCGGTAGGATCAGCGGAAGGCAGAAGGATCCTCGGAAATTTTCTCCACTATCACCGTGAATCATTCTCACCCAAGGCCTACATATCCAGGATGCTCATTGGTGAACACCTCAGTAGAAGTGAAGCCGAAAATATCATGGAAGACCTAACCGACGGAAACCTGACGCCAAGTCAGATTGCAGGTTTTTTGGTTGCCATGAACGCCAAGGGGATTACGCCGGAAGAGATAGCGGGATGTGCTGCCGTACTCCAGCGAAAACGTACCCCCCTTGTAGCGGAGGGCAATCTCCTGGACACCTGCGGAACCGGCGGGGATGAAATCGGCACCTTCAACATCAGCAGTTTCGCGGCCCTGGCCGCGGCCGCATGCGGGGCAAAGGTGGCAAAGCACGGGAACAGAGCGGTTTCAAGCCGTAGCGGAAGCGCCGACTTTTATCAGGCCCTCGGCATACGAACGGGTTTGAAACCTGCCGGAGCGGCAAAAGTACTGGAAGAGACCGGCTTCTCCTTTCTTTTCGCCCCAACCTACCACAGCGCCATGCGCTTTGCAGCAACACCGAGGCGGGAACTCGGTATAAAAACCATCATGAATCTCTTAGGTCCCCTGGTAAACCCCGCGGCAGCCCAATATCAGATCATCGGGGTCTTCGATGAGGCCTATTGCGAACCCATGGCACAGGCGGCGCATATGCTCGGGATCAAACGAGTAATGGTAGTATACGGAACCGACGGGCAGGATGAAATTTCCGTATGTGCCCCATCCAGAATCGTTATGATGGAGGAGGACGGCACCATGACCACAAGCACCTTCGATCCCAAAGAACTTGGAATCGCTTCTCATCCCTTAGAGGAGCTTATAGGAGGAGATGGACAGGAAAACGGCAAACTTGCAAAAGAGATCCTCGAAGGAAAGGGGCGGACAGCCATACGGGATGCGGTTGCAGTAAACGGTGGCGCTGCCCTGACGGTCTACGGCATAAGTGAATCGATCCGGGAAGGGACCGAGATGGTTATGAAAGCCCTTAGCGACGGCTCTGTAAAGCGACAGCTGGAAGCAGTTGTTGCAAGCAGCGCCAGGATCGCAATGGAAGAGGAGCGGGGTGATGTCGCCTGA
- the trpF gene encoding phosphoribosylanthranilate isomerase, whose translation MSPETAGTKLPNILERIVTRRRERLTAEGSLLSAQEPSWGKNKAPAPLPFLPQGGLICEVKRKSPSRGHIAEITDPVALAKRYQQLGASAISVLTEEDHFGGSLNDLATIKEKLPDMPLLRKDFLFDGEDVVVSRRFGADAVLLITRILEQSAVEEMFSAARELGMTVLAEAHSREDIERLRGFAPKLIGINSRDLASFRIDPFGPAALADAIQWPTVLVWESGILGAEEAKIAAGCGFAAALVGEGVVTAPERIPDITTALSAADQKNNAPFFWKALAVKQAALQDAAPNGERPERPRPLVKLCGITRMEDAQKAAEAGADILGFILAPSKRKAEADFIRSVASAAQDRPDSPLGRALRVAVIVERKEGIEAKEQIDQARKLLAEGAIHGVQLHGDSSPELCAATAFPYFKALRPSSIAEAKQLAATPKEGGYRCPRILVDAFSSEAYGGTGKAVDPDIVRAVIERSGRPLWLAGGITPENVEAIVTRYKPELIDIASGVEEGPGIKDHHRIEQLFEAIQRSCIS comes from the coding sequence ATGTCGCCTGAGACAGCCGGTACAAAGCTTCCCAATATTCTCGAGCGGATCGTTACAAGGCGCAGGGAGCGCCTTACAGCAGAAGGAAGCCTTCTTTCGGCCCAGGAGCCTTCATGGGGAAAAAACAAGGCTCCTGCCCCTCTGCCTTTTCTTCCCCAGGGAGGGCTTATCTGTGAAGTAAAGCGGAAAAGTCCAAGCAGGGGCCACATAGCCGAGATCACGGACCCGGTCGCTCTGGCAAAGCGATACCAACAATTGGGAGCCTCGGCAATATCCGTACTCACCGAGGAAGACCACTTTGGAGGCTCTCTCAACGATTTGGCAACGATCAAAGAAAAGCTTCCCGATATGCCGCTTCTGCGCAAAGATTTTCTCTTCGATGGTGAGGATGTAGTGGTAAGCAGGCGTTTCGGGGCAGATGCAGTGCTCCTCATCACCCGGATTCTCGAACAAAGCGCCGTTGAAGAAATGTTCTCCGCTGCCCGAGAACTGGGCATGACGGTACTTGCCGAGGCCCACAGCAGGGAAGATATTGAAAGGCTCAGGGGCTTCGCACCAAAGCTCATCGGCATCAACAGCAGGGACCTGGCAAGCTTTCGGATCGACCCCTTCGGCCCCGCCGCCCTTGCCGATGCCATCCAGTGGCCCACCGTTCTTGTCTGGGAATCCGGGATTCTCGGCGCCGAAGAGGCGAAGATCGCAGCAGGATGCGGCTTTGCCGCAGCCCTTGTCGGAGAGGGAGTGGTCACCGCCCCGGAAAGAATTCCCGATATCACTACAGCACTCTCGGCAGCGGACCAGAAAAACAACGCTCCCTTTTTCTGGAAAGCCCTGGCCGTTAAGCAAGCTGCCCTGCAAGATGCAGCCCCAAATGGAGAGAGACCAGAGAGGCCGCGCCCCTTGGTGAAGCTCTGCGGCATTACCCGCATGGAAGATGCGCAAAAGGCGGCCGAGGCCGGAGCGGACATTCTTGGATTCATTCTCGCCCCATCCAAACGCAAAGCAGAGGCCGACTTCATTCGATCGGTTGCTTCTGCGGCACAGGATAGGCCGGATTCCCCCCTTGGCAGAGCACTACGGGTGGCGGTCATTGTAGAAAGGAAAGAGGGAATAGAGGCAAAAGAGCAGATTGATCAAGCCAGAAAGCTGCTGGCAGAGGGGGCTATCCACGGGGTCCAGCTCCACGGCGATAGTTCCCCTGAGCTTTGCGCCGCCACCGCTTTCCCCTATTTTAAGGCGTTGCGGCCCTCCTCGATTGCCGAGGCAAAACAGCTGGCTGCAACGCCGAAAGAGGGAGGGTACCGTTGCCCAAGGATACTTGTCGATGCCTTTTCATCAGAGGCCTATGGAGGAACGGGAAAAGCGGTGGACCCGGATATCGTGCGGGCCGTCATCGAGCGCTCGGGCAGGCCGCTCTGGCTTGCCGGGGGTATCACTCCGGAAAATGTGGAAGCCATTGTAACACGCTATAAGCCGGAGCTTATCGACATAGCTTCGGGCGTGGAAGAGGGGCCGGGAATCAAGGACCACCATCGTATCGAACAGCTTTTCGAAGCAATACAAAGGAGCTGCATATCATGA
- the trpB gene encoding tryptophan synthase subunit beta has protein sequence MNREDSKKSGYFGRFGGAYVAEVLRPALLELETAFGKAMKDQSFLAELDRIGKEYIGRPTPLLHAKNASRAIGGAEMYIKLEGLANTGAHKINNAVGQAMLAKRMGKTRIIAETGAGQHGLATAAACARLGLECVIYMGEKDHRRQRPNVMYMEFFGATVIPVKGGSGTLKDAVNEALRDWAGSFSNTHYLIGSALGPAPFPAIVKAFQSVIGRETEQQLSEAGVKADLLVACVGGGSNSIGFFSPWIDEPTLNEHLKTRLLGAEAGGKGRAPGEHAARMDGSGKEGIFQGYKSLFLLDEDGQVYGTHSISAGLDYPGIGPRLAWEHEQGRIEFTRVSDEQALEALRFFAKTEGTLFALESAHAGYAAMQEAKRLGPGKVIVINMSGRGDKDLFITAANEKPKEWAEFLRREAEALS, from the coding sequence ATGAATAGAGAGGATTCGAAGAAGTCAGGATACTTCGGTCGCTTTGGAGGAGCATATGTTGCCGAAGTGTTGAGACCGGCCCTTCTGGAGCTTGAGACAGCCTTTGGCAAGGCTATGAAGGATCAGAGTTTCCTCGCAGAGCTTGATAGGATCGGGAAAGAGTATATCGGCCGTCCGACCCCCCTACTCCATGCCAAAAACGCCAGCCGGGCTATCGGCGGGGCCGAGATGTACATTAAACTTGAGGGTTTGGCCAACACCGGAGCCCATAAGATCAACAACGCCGTGGGACAGGCCATGCTTGCAAAGCGAATGGGCAAGACGCGCATCATCGCCGAAACAGGGGCAGGCCAACATGGTCTTGCCACTGCAGCTGCTTGTGCACGCCTCGGTTTGGAATGTGTCATTTATATGGGGGAGAAAGACCATAGGCGTCAGCGTCCTAATGTTATGTATATGGAGTTTTTCGGCGCTACGGTTATCCCCGTAAAGGGCGGTTCCGGGACCCTTAAGGATGCGGTAAACGAGGCCCTTCGGGACTGGGCCGGAAGTTTTTCAAACACCCACTACCTTATCGGGTCGGCACTGGGTCCTGCCCCCTTTCCAGCAATTGTAAAAGCGTTTCAGTCCGTCATTGGAAGGGAAACCGAGCAGCAACTCTCGGAGGCCGGGGTAAAAGCCGACCTTCTGGTCGCATGTGTCGGGGGCGGGAGCAATTCCATCGGCTTCTTCTCTCCCTGGATAGATGAGCCGACCTTGAATGAGCACCTAAAGACCAGGCTATTGGGAGCAGAAGCAGGAGGAAAGGGCAGGGCCCCAGGAGAGCACGCAGCACGTATGGACGGCTCAGGAAAGGAAGGAATCTTTCAGGGCTACAAGAGCCTCTTTCTCCTTGACGAAGACGGTCAGGTCTACGGTACCCACTCCATCAGCGCCGGTCTCGATTACCCGGGCATCGGCCCACGGCTCGCCTGGGAGCATGAACAGGGCAGGATCGAATTTACGAGGGTAAGCGACGAACAGGCCCTGGAGGCCCTGCGTTTCTTTGCAAAGACCGAGGGCACCCTTTTTGCCCTGGAATCCGCCCATGCCGGGTACGCGGCCATGCAGGAGGCAAAACGCCTCGGTCCGGGAAAGGTCATCGTTATCAATATGTCGGGACGAGGTGATAAAGACCTTTTCATCACCGCAGCAAACGAAAAACCGAAAGAATGGGCGGAGTTCCTCCGCCGTGAAGCGGAGGCCTTATCATGA
- the trpA gene encoding tryptophan synthase subunit alpha, with protein MKKTNSKDGSHSRPLLMAHLIAGYPDLATSLEIAKALVEGGAQMLELQMPSSDPAADGPAIQAACTQALDRGLRLDHGFELAKRIVEATKVPLYIMAYACQIYARGIKRFVDDSSKAGAAGIIAPDLPVGEDEGLYAACAQSGLDCVPVIPITAPQKRVEEIMAAARPARWVYTALRAGITGSQTKLTSEAMALLEDIRQRGARTIAGFGISSKGQIELLAGHSDAVVAGTFFVRTIAKAQLEGEAPTTAVRIAAEKLLS; from the coding sequence ATGAAGAAAACGAATAGCAAGGATGGCAGCCATAGCCGTCCTCTTTTGATGGCACATCTTATCGCCGGCTATCCCGACCTTGCCACAAGCCTCGAGATAGCAAAAGCCCTTGTCGAAGGGGGTGCCCAAATGCTCGAACTGCAGATGCCCTCCTCCGATCCTGCTGCCGACGGGCCTGCCATCCAAGCGGCCTGTACCCAGGCCCTTGATCGAGGACTTCGCCTTGATCACGGTTTTGAACTTGCCAAACGTATTGTCGAGGCAACCAAGGTACCTCTTTACATCATGGCATACGCCTGTCAGATATACGCCCGAGGCATCAAGCGATTTGTCGATGATAGCAGTAAAGCAGGGGCGGCCGGAATCATCGCACCGGACCTTCCAGTGGGAGAAGATGAAGGACTTTACGCGGCCTGTGCACAGAGCGGCTTGGATTGTGTACCGGTCATCCCTATTACCGCACCTCAAAAACGGGTAGAGGAGATTATGGCCGCTGCCAGACCCGCCCGCTGGGTCTACACAGCTCTCAGAGCGGGAATTACCGGTTCGCAAACGAAACTCACCTCTGAGGCCATGGCACTACTCGAAGATATTCGGCAACGGGGAGCCAGGACCATTGCAGGTTTTGGTATCTCAAGTAAAGGTCAGATAGAGCTGCTTGCAGGCCACAGCGATGCAGTGGTAGCAGGGACCTTCTTTGTTCGGACAATTGCAAAGGCTCAATTAGAGGGAGAAGCCCCGACAACTGCAGTTCGGATCGCTGCAGAGAAGCTTTTGAGCTAA
- the fusA gene encoding elongation factor G, whose product MSYDITKMRNIGISAHIDSGKTTLTERILYYCKRIHAIHEVRGKDGVGATMDSMELERERGITIASAATHVEWKGHPINIIDTPGHVDFTIEVERALRVLDGAILVLCSVGGVQSQSITVDRQMKRYNVPRIAFINKCDRTGANPYKVKKQLVEKLGHNAVLMQIPIGLEDKLEGVVDLVTMKALYFEGPSGDDMVERDIPDELKAEAEEKREEMLDAVSMFSDDLMEAIMEEKVTEELIRDAIRRGTLSLELTPVFMGSAYKNKGVQPLLNAVLAYLPNPTEVNNIALDLDHDEAEIPLEAGDDLPTVALAFKLEDGQYGQLTYIRIYQGSIKKGDELYNIRSRKKFKVGRLIKMHADHMEDINDAHSGEIAALFGIDCASGDTFTGDGNNWSMTSMFVPEPVISLAITPKDKKAADNMAKALNRFTKEDPTFQTYVDPESNQTIIKGMGELHLDVYIERMKREYGAEVETGMPQVAYRETISQRADFNYTHKKQTGGSGQYGRVAGFVEPLAEGNYEFVNEIKGGSIPTEYIPAVDKGFKSALTKGSLIGFPVVGVRVTINDGQSHSVDSSDMAFQAAAIGAFREVYHKAKPVIMEPIMKVSVEGPTEFQGNIFASINQRRGMIVASVEEGLFCQVEAEVPLSEMFGYSTTLRSLTQGKAEFTMEFLKYGKVPQSISDELIKTYEEKRKKEAGK is encoded by the coding sequence ATGAGCTATGACATCACCAAGATGAGGAATATCGGTATCAGTGCGCATATCGATTCCGGAAAGACCACCCTGACCGAACGTATCCTCTACTACTGCAAGCGAATACACGCAATCCACGAGGTACGCGGAAAGGATGGTGTCGGAGCGACCATGGACTCCATGGAGCTCGAACGAGAACGAGGAATTACCATTGCGTCCGCAGCTACGCATGTTGAATGGAAAGGCCATCCGATCAACATTATCGATACTCCGGGACACGTGGACTTCACTATTGAGGTAGAACGGGCCCTGCGGGTGCTCGACGGAGCCATTTTGGTACTCTGTTCCGTCGGAGGTGTCCAGTCTCAATCTATCACCGTTGACCGCCAGATGAAGCGTTACAATGTCCCGCGGATCGCCTTTATCAATAAGTGCGACCGTACCGGTGCAAATCCCTACAAGGTAAAAAAGCAGCTTGTTGAAAAGCTTGGCCACAACGCCGTTTTGATGCAGATTCCCATTGGTCTGGAAGACAAGCTTGAGGGAGTTGTCGACCTTGTGACCATGAAGGCTCTCTACTTCGAAGGTCCTTCCGGGGATGATATGGTCGAACGGGATATTCCCGATGAGCTGAAGGCTGAGGCAGAGGAGAAGCGGGAAGAGATGCTCGATGCGGTTTCCATGTTCAGCGATGATCTGATGGAAGCGATCATGGAAGAGAAGGTAACCGAAGAGCTGATTCGGGATGCAATCAGAAGGGGAACCCTTAGCCTCGAGCTTACTCCAGTGTTTATGGGATCGGCTTATAAGAATAAGGGTGTACAGCCCCTGCTCAATGCGGTACTTGCCTACCTGCCGAATCCCACCGAGGTAAACAATATTGCTCTCGACCTTGACCATGATGAGGCTGAAATTCCTTTGGAAGCGGGGGATGATCTACCTACCGTTGCCCTTGCATTCAAGCTTGAGGACGGTCAGTACGGTCAGCTTACCTACATCCGTATCTACCAGGGAAGCATCAAGAAGGGTGACGAGCTTTACAATATCCGAAGCCGAAAGAAGTTCAAGGTTGGTCGTCTGATTAAGATGCATGCCGATCATATGGAAGATATTAACGATGCCCATTCCGGTGAGATTGCCGCTCTTTTCGGTATCGATTGTGCCAGCGGTGATACCTTTACCGGAGACGGCAATAACTGGTCTATGACCAGTATGTTCGTTCCTGAGCCTGTTATCAGCCTCGCCATTACGCCAAAAGATAAAAAAGCCGCCGACAACATGGCAAAGGCTCTCAACCGATTTACCAAGGAAGATCCTACCTTCCAGACCTATGTTGATCCCGAATCCAATCAGACCATCATCAAGGGAATGGGAGAGCTTCACCTCGATGTCTATATCGAACGAATGAAGCGTGAGTATGGTGCCGAAGTTGAGACTGGTATGCCCCAGGTTGCTTACCGTGAGACAATCAGCCAGCGGGCCGATTTCAACTATACGCACAAAAAGCAGACCGGTGGTTCCGGTCAGTACGGTCGTGTTGCAGGTTTTGTCGAGCCTTTGGCAGAAGGTAACTACGAGTTTGTCAACGAAATCAAGGGTGGATCTATTCCGACCGAATACATTCCTGCCGTTGATAAGGGATTCAAGTCCGCATTGACCAAAGGAAGCCTTATCGGTTTCCCTGTCGTAGGCGTTCGGGTAACGATAAACGATGGGCAGAGCCATTCCGTGGACTCCTCCGATATGGCCTTCCAGGCCGCGGCCATCGGAGCTTTCCGTGAGGTATACCACAAGGCGAAGCCGGTTATCATGGAGCCGATCATGAAGGTTAGTGTGGAGGGGCCCACCGAGTTTCAGGGGAATATCTTCGCCAGTATCAACCAGCGTCGAGGTATGATTGTTGCCTCTGTGGAGGAGGGCCTTTTCTGTCAGGTTGAAGCCGAAGTCCCCTTAAGTGAGATGTTCGGGTATTCGACGACTCTTCGTTCTCTGACTCAGGGTAAGGCCGAGTTTACCATGGAATTCCTCAAATACGGAAAGGTTCCTCAGAGTATCTCCGACGAACTGATTAAGACGTACGAGGAAAAGCGGAAAAAAGAGGCCGGAAAATAG
- a CDS encoding DUF72 domain-containing protein, with product MHYIGTSGYSYSDWIGPFYPKGMKSSDFLSWYARFFSFTEINFTYYRMPEENIFASMLASVPKGFLFSVKAHASLTHQRTKEWKDHCKQFQTALVPLVQADALAGVLLQFPFSFHYTPENRFYLDALLGELHTTPCFVEFRNTDWQIERVFEGLKRRNCGLVVTDAPQLQGAPRYCPEITSQDAYFRFHGRNSVTWWTGDNATRYDYRYSEKELFLLAEGVLATGKRARNVFTAFNNHKDGQAPDNAEKFQEILHGRSQGKKTEPVS from the coding sequence ATGCATTACATTGGAACAAGCGGTTATTCATACTCAGACTGGATCGGGCCTTTCTATCCCAAAGGGATGAAATCCAGCGATTTTCTTTCCTGGTATGCCCGATTCTTCTCCTTTACCGAGATCAACTTTACCTACTATCGCATGCCGGAGGAAAACATCTTTGCCTCGATGCTTGCTTCGGTTCCGAAAGGCTTTCTCTTTAGCGTAAAGGCCCATGCATCGCTGACTCATCAAAGAACGAAAGAGTGGAAGGATCATTGCAAACAATTTCAAACAGCCCTCGTTCCCCTGGTACAAGCCGATGCCCTTGCCGGAGTATTGCTCCAATTCCCTTTTAGTTTTCACTACACTCCCGAAAATCGCTTTTATCTCGATGCCCTTCTTGGAGAACTACACACCACCCCCTGCTTTGTCGAGTTTCGCAATACCGACTGGCAGATCGAAAGGGTCTTTGAGGGGCTCAAACGGCGCAACTGCGGGCTTGTCGTTACCGACGCCCCACAGTTACAGGGTGCTCCCCGGTATTGCCCGGAAATCACTAGTCAAGATGCGTATTTTCGCTTTCATGGGCGAAATAGTGTAACATGGTGGACAGGAGACAACGCCACCCGGTATGATTATCGCTATTCGGAAAAAGAACTTTTCCTGCTTGCGGAGGGGGTATTGGCGACAGGAAAAAGGGCTCGCAACGTTTTTACCGCCTTCAACAACCATAAAGATGGGCAGGCACCTGACAATGCCGAAAAGTTTCAGGAGATACTACATGGAAGGTCCCAGGGAAAAAAGACCGAACCGGTTTCGTAA
- a CDS encoding GAF domain-containing protein, translating into MEGPREKRPNRFRKLIEHISSCTGYDRLAYYSFSGKEKEILYRECWRGSGACPEATRVDPELYDFLKESGRSVVANSREETPLPGLFLDETAESVLAVPVPEAGKEGPKGIFFLFSAAPYAFSGTMIQTIEELISRMLLLEEEP; encoded by the coding sequence ATGGAAGGTCCCAGGGAAAAAAGACCGAACCGGTTTCGTAAGCTTATCGAACATATTTCCAGCTGCACCGGTTACGATCGGCTTGCCTATTACAGTTTCTCGGGAAAAGAGAAAGAAATACTTTACCGTGAGTGCTGGAGAGGAAGCGGTGCATGTCCCGAGGCAACCCGAGTCGATCCGGAGCTGTACGATTTTCTGAAGGAAAGCGGACGGTCGGTGGTTGCAAACAGCAGAGAAGAAACGCCGCTGCCCGGACTTTTCCTTGACGAAACAGCCGAAAGTGTCCTGGCCGTACCCGTTCCTGAGGCAGGAAAAGAGGGGCCGAAGGGGATATTTTTCCTGTTCTCGGCGGCACCCTACGCCTTTTCCGGTACCATGATCCAAACTATTGAGGAGCTGATATCCCGTATGCTGCTGTTGGAGGAAGAACCATGA